In the genome of Paenibacillus antri, one region contains:
- the moaC gene encoding cyclic pyranopterin monophosphate synthase MoaC, with product MVDISGKADTERTATATSAVVMRPETLQAIKAGKTAKGDVLAVAQVAGIMAAKKTSDVIPMCHPIRITGVDIAFDDDGAETLRIEATVRTTGGTGVEMEALTAVSVAALTVYDMCKAMDKAMTIGPTRLERKTGGKSGDFVRE from the coding sequence ATGGTCGATATATCCGGTAAAGCCGACACCGAACGGACGGCGACGGCGACGTCGGCCGTCGTCATGCGGCCGGAGACGCTGCAGGCGATTAAGGCCGGCAAGACGGCCAAAGGCGACGTGCTCGCGGTCGCCCAGGTCGCCGGCATCATGGCGGCGAAGAAGACGTCGGACGTCATTCCGATGTGCCACCCGATCCGGATTACCGGCGTCGACATCGCTTTCGACGACGACGGGGCGGAGACGCTCCGGATCGAAGCGACGGTGCGGACGACGGGCGGCACGGGCGTCGAGATGGAGGCGCTGACGGCCGTCTCCGTCGCCGCGCTGACGGTCTACGATATGTGCAAGGCGATGGACAAGGCGATGACGATCGGGCCGACGCGGCTCGAACGGAAAACCGGCGGCAAGAGCGGAGATTTCGTCCGCGAATGA
- the tatA gene encoding twin-arginine translocase TatA/TatE family subunit, whose product MQSIGLPGIILIVLIALILFGPKKLPELGRAFGRTLREFKEGTKELLKDDDDKTDSGKDSRVASSTAAAPRNVVEGEIVAEPKKEDKRLPE is encoded by the coding sequence ATGCAAAGCATAGGATTGCCAGGCATCATCTTGATCGTGCTGATCGCGCTCATTCTGTTCGGCCCGAAGAAGCTGCCGGAGCTCGGCCGCGCGTTCGGACGGACGCTGCGCGAGTTCAAGGAAGGCACGAAGGAGCTGCTGAAGGACGACGACGACAAGACGGATTCGGGGAAGGATTCCCGCGTCGCGTCCTCGACCGCCGCCGCGCCGCGCAACGTCGTCGAAGGCGAGATCGTCGCGGAGCCGAAGAAGGAAGACAAACGATTGCCCGAATAA
- a CDS encoding glycosyltransferase family 2 protein produces MSRRHRKLSVVIPAQNEASSIGAVIREVRKLSPLEIIVVANGSTDGTAEACRELGCTVHEFKRALGNDIGRAVGAYYARGDALLFLDGDIPVRSEQLRPFVEAIENGHDIALNNLAWLNATGLPHYTTLAKKVFNRVMRRIDLAGNSLLAIPHAMSRKALETIGWKRLAAPVVAQAIAIERGLSIVMAGSVDVVHANKPRTMHIRRQGNSPFPESTERILGDHLEALHYAIRRFGPRAGLTDGARNRDFLRAYEAPDRPRKAKRSAIIPVGEERSTIQEVVREARRAGVDEIIVVANGADDETVDKAMRVGANVLAFRQRLGHNVGRAVGAAFSTGDVLLFIDGDFVVPANDLQAYIRAAEAGTDVALNDLTTLCYREGMPLDAVSAAKYILNCCLRRPELLNGSMTAVPHAVRRRVIDAIGFRSLMIPPLAQAKAIRGGFVVRNVHYTDVVTPNRIRPDHVLRNGTVPAFERIVGDHVEAIDYVLRMTDPRGGFFDGDRNRDIIERLGGERL; encoded by the coding sequence ATGAGCCGCCGGCACAGGAAGCTATCCGTCGTCATTCCCGCGCAAAACGAGGCGTCTTCGATCGGCGCCGTCATCCGGGAGGTCCGGAAGCTGTCGCCGCTCGAAATCATCGTCGTCGCGAACGGTTCGACGGACGGAACGGCCGAGGCGTGCAGGGAGCTGGGCTGCACGGTTCACGAATTCAAGCGCGCGCTCGGCAACGACATCGGGCGGGCCGTCGGGGCGTACTACGCCCGCGGCGACGCGCTGCTGTTCCTGGACGGCGACATTCCGGTCCGAAGCGAGCAGCTGCGTCCGTTCGTCGAGGCGATCGAGAACGGCCACGACATCGCGCTCAATAACTTGGCGTGGTTGAACGCCACGGGATTACCGCATTATACGACGCTGGCGAAGAAAGTGTTCAATCGCGTCATGCGGCGCATCGATCTAGCCGGCAATTCGCTGCTCGCGATTCCGCACGCGATGAGCCGGAAGGCGCTCGAGACGATCGGCTGGAAGCGGCTGGCCGCCCCGGTCGTCGCACAGGCGATCGCGATCGAGCGGGGACTCTCGATCGTCATGGCCGGCTCCGTCGACGTCGTGCATGCGAATAAGCCGCGTACGATGCACATCCGAAGACAGGGGAACTCGCCGTTCCCCGAGTCGACGGAGCGCATCCTCGGCGACCACCTGGAGGCGCTGCATTATGCGATCCGCCGATTCGGCCCCCGGGCCGGGTTGACGGACGGCGCCCGCAACCGCGACTTCCTTCGGGCGTACGAAGCGCCGGATCGGCCGCGGAAGGCGAAGCGAAGCGCGATCATCCCGGTCGGCGAGGAGCGAAGCACGATCCAAGAGGTCGTGCGGGAGGCGAGACGGGCGGGCGTCGACGAAATTATCGTCGTCGCGAACGGAGCGGACGACGAGACGGTCGACAAGGCGATGCGCGTCGGCGCCAACGTCCTCGCGTTCCGGCAGCGGCTGGGGCATAACGTCGGCAGAGCCGTCGGCGCCGCCTTCAGCACGGGAGACGTCTTGCTGTTCATCGACGGCGACTTCGTCGTTCCCGCGAACGATTTACAAGCGTATATCCGGGCGGCGGAAGCCGGGACGGACGTAGCGCTGAACGATTTAACGACGCTTTGTTACCGCGAAGGCATGCCGCTGGACGCGGTGAGCGCGGCGAAATATATCCTGAATTGCTGCTTGCGTCGGCCGGAGCTGCTGAACGGCTCGATGACGGCCGTGCCCCACGCGGTGCGCCGCCGGGTGATCGACGCGATCGGCTTCCGCAGCCTGATGATTCCGCCGCTCGCGCAGGCGAAGGCGATCCGGGGCGGATTCGTCGTGCGCAACGTCCATTATACGGACGTCGTGACGCCGAACCGCATTCGACCGGATCACGTGTTGCGGAACGGGACCGTGCCGGCGTTCGAGCGCATCGTCGGGGACCATGTCGAGGCGATCGATTATGTGCTTCGCATGACCGACCCTCGAGGCGGCTTCTTCGACGGGGATCGGAATCGAGACATTATAGAACGACTTGGGGGGGAGCGACTTTGA
- a CDS encoding DUF2642 domain-containing protein, with amino-acid sequence MKVTFEGKVNGEANVRGAGRGTSRPPGRTVRALRKDIRRSARRIRRELKKHRRELREVRRELRRDIRRDIHRELYSDRFARFLRAAAAGGEPFREIAQGLLNEAVRTETTAGPVSGTLVEVGEDYMVIRESANTILLVPFANVVSIRPL; translated from the coding sequence ATGAAAGTCACATTCGAAGGCAAGGTGAACGGCGAAGCGAACGTCCGCGGAGCCGGGAGAGGGACTTCTCGGCCGCCCGGCCGGACGGTTCGCGCGCTTCGCAAGGACATCCGCCGAAGCGCCCGCCGCATCCGGCGCGAGCTGAAGAAACACCGTCGCGAGCTGCGGGAGGTCCGCCGGGAGCTGCGCCGCGACATCCGCCGCGACATCCATCGGGAGCTGTATTCCGATCGGTTCGCAAGATTCCTCCGCGCCGCCGCCGCCGGCGGCGAGCCGTTCCGCGAGATCGCCCAAGGGCTGCTCAACGAAGCGGTTCGGACGGAGACGACGGCGGGACCCGTGAGCGGGACGCTGGTGGAGGTCGGCGAGGACTATATGGTCATTCGGGAGTCGGCGAACACGATCCTGCTCGTGCCGTTCGCGAACGTCGTCTCGATTCGGCCGCTGTAA
- a CDS encoding nucleotide sugar dehydrogenase, translating into MKPTSQPASAWKVAVVGLGYVGLPLAMHIHEKGFPVMGFDKDVRKIRMLRAGKSYIPDVPSSAVRHAMRSETFWADEPTGVIAGADYIIVSVPTPLDRRGDPDLTAMKRAASFVARHLRRGQTVVFESSTYPGTLEEVIRPIMEESGMEAGTDYYLGYSPERIDPGNDRFPIESIPKVVSGLTEACLERVNALYSRLFRRTVPVSRPRVAEMCKLFENIQRLVNISLVNELDGICEKMGIDFWETLQAASTKPFGFTPYWPGPGIGGHCIPVDPLYFQWKAKQFGAASKLIGAASRINDEMPRRVAERVARAVGDGKADWRKGQGKVLAIGLAYKKDVNDIRESAAVDVFTLLAAQGYELEFSDPHVSSVTAGGKKYVSKKLTPELLRTADAVVILTDHSDIDWEMVQSYAKRVVDTRGVLRRQMRRDAI; encoded by the coding sequence TTGAAACCAACTTCGCAGCCGGCTTCGGCTTGGAAGGTTGCCGTGGTGGGGTTAGGCTACGTCGGCCTGCCGCTCGCCATGCACATTCACGAGAAGGGATTTCCCGTCATGGGATTCGATAAAGACGTACGAAAAATTCGGATGCTCCGCGCCGGGAAGAGCTATATTCCGGACGTTCCGTCATCCGCGGTACGCCATGCGATGCGATCCGAGACGTTCTGGGCGGATGAGCCGACGGGCGTCATCGCCGGGGCCGACTATATTATCGTGAGCGTGCCGACGCCGCTCGATCGGCGGGGAGACCCCGATCTGACCGCCATGAAGCGGGCCGCTTCGTTCGTCGCTCGCCATCTGCGCCGGGGACAGACGGTCGTGTTCGAGAGCTCCACGTATCCCGGCACGCTGGAGGAAGTCATCCGGCCGATCATGGAGGAGAGCGGAATGGAAGCGGGGACCGATTACTATCTCGGCTATTCGCCGGAACGCATCGACCCGGGGAACGACCGATTCCCGATCGAATCGATTCCGAAGGTCGTCAGCGGGTTGACGGAGGCGTGCCTGGAACGGGTGAACGCGCTCTACTCGCGCTTATTCCGTCGGACGGTGCCGGTCAGCCGGCCGCGGGTCGCCGAGATGTGCAAGCTGTTCGAGAACATTCAGCGTCTCGTCAACATCTCGCTCGTCAACGAGCTGGACGGCATCTGCGAGAAGATGGGCATCGACTTCTGGGAGACGCTGCAGGCGGCTTCGACGAAGCCGTTCGGGTTTACGCCGTATTGGCCGGGTCCGGGCATCGGCGGACACTGCATCCCGGTCGATCCGCTGTACTTCCAATGGAAGGCGAAGCAATTCGGCGCGGCCAGCAAGCTGATCGGCGCGGCCAGCCGGATCAACGACGAGATGCCGCGACGCGTCGCCGAACGGGTCGCGCGGGCCGTCGGCGACGGCAAAGCCGATTGGCGCAAGGGCCAGGGGAAGGTGCTTGCGATCGGGCTGGCGTACAAGAAGGACGTGAACGACATCCGGGAATCGGCGGCGGTCGACGTCTTTACGCTGCTCGCGGCGCAAGGGTACGAGTTGGAGTTTAGCGATCCGCATGTGTCGTCGGTTACCGCGGGCGGCAAAAAATACGTCTCCAAGAAGCTTACGCCGGAGCTGCTTCGTACCGCGGATGCGGTCGTCATTCTGACGGACCATTCCGACATCGATTGGGAGATGGTGCAGAGTTACGCGAAGCGGGTCGTAGACACGCGCGGCGTCCTGCGCCGCCAGATGCGGAGGGATGCGATATGA
- a CDS encoding molybdopterin-binding protein, whose product MKPEHLMKEVRVQDAVGLRLGHDLTRIVPGEFKGRAFRKGHTIAEEDIPLLLDIGKEHIYILDVPEGWVHEEDAAIRMARATAGDYIETTEPSEGKVSLKSTILGLAKIDETFVHLANDIEHVVFSTIVNDAVVQPGKALAAARVVPLVVEEATVSRFETTAQQHRYRTNGAPIVAVKPFRRLKAGIVTTGGEVFTGRIDDKFGPVLRDKLAALGSEVAEQRFSPDDTDSIVEHIRYYQASGVDLILVTGGMSVDPDDRTPGAIKKAGADIVSYGTPMLPGSMMLFGYLPGGTPIFGLPGAVIYEPFTSFDVLLPRVCAGERIERSDIVRLGYGGLIK is encoded by the coding sequence ATGAAACCCGAGCATCTGATGAAGGAAGTGCGCGTGCAGGACGCGGTCGGGCTGCGGCTCGGCCACGATCTGACGCGCATCGTTCCGGGCGAATTCAAGGGACGGGCCTTCCGCAAAGGGCATACGATCGCCGAAGAAGACATCCCGCTCTTGCTCGATATCGGCAAGGAGCATATTTACATTCTCGACGTACCCGAGGGCTGGGTGCACGAGGAGGACGCCGCGATCCGAATGGCTCGCGCGACCGCGGGAGATTATATCGAGACGACCGAGCCGAGCGAAGGCAAGGTCAGCTTGAAATCTACGATTCTAGGGTTGGCGAAAATCGACGAAACGTTCGTCCACCTGGCCAACGACATCGAACACGTCGTGTTCAGCACGATCGTGAACGACGCGGTCGTTCAGCCCGGCAAGGCGCTCGCCGCGGCGAGAGTCGTGCCCCTCGTCGTGGAGGAGGCGACCGTCTCCCGATTCGAAACGACGGCGCAGCAGCATCGTTACCGAACGAACGGGGCGCCGATCGTCGCGGTGAAACCGTTCCGCCGCCTGAAGGCAGGCATCGTTACGACGGGCGGCGAAGTGTTCACCGGCCGCATCGACGACAAGTTCGGCCCCGTGCTGAGGGACAAGCTGGCGGCGCTCGGCTCGGAGGTCGCGGAGCAGCGCTTCTCGCCGGACGACACGGACAGCATCGTCGAACATATCCGCTACTATCAGGCGAGCGGCGTCGATCTGATCCTCGTGACCGGCGGCATGTCCGTCGATCCGGACGACCGGACGCCGGGCGCGATCAAGAAAGCCGGCGCCGACATCGTCTCGTACGGCACCCCGATGCTGCCGGGCTCGATGATGCTGTTCGGTTACTTGCCGGGCGGCACGCCGATCTTCGGCTTGCCCGGCGCCGTCATCTACGAGCCGTTCACGTCGTTCGACGTCCTGCTGCCCCGCGTGTGCGCCGGCGAGCGAATCGAGCGATCCGACATCGTCCGGCTCGGCTACGGCGGGTTGATTAAATAG
- a CDS encoding MogA/MoaB family molybdenum cofactor biosynthesis protein — protein MRWKVAILTASDRGARGERESTSALVIRELVEEELHGDIIEDRVVPDEMDEVMAALIEMSEYHQADLILTTGGSGLQVRDVTPEATRQVVDREIPGFGELIRGNQASRRIPSALFRGTAGLRGSTLIVNLPSRPKGVSMAMMAIMADLEAAMRSLSGQEEAPEE, from the coding sequence ATGCGATGGAAAGTGGCGATTCTGACCGCCAGCGACCGCGGCGCCCGAGGGGAGCGGGAGTCCACGAGCGCGCTCGTCATCCGGGAGCTGGTGGAGGAGGAACTGCACGGGGACATCATCGAGGATCGAGTCGTGCCCGACGAGATGGACGAGGTGATGGCCGCCTTGATCGAGATGTCCGAATATCATCAAGCCGACCTCATCTTGACGACCGGCGGGTCCGGATTGCAGGTGCGCGACGTGACGCCGGAGGCGACGCGGCAGGTCGTCGACCGGGAAATTCCCGGCTTCGGCGAGCTCATACGCGGGAACCAGGCGTCGCGCCGCATCCCGTCCGCGCTGTTCCGCGGCACGGCGGGCCTTCGCGGCAGCACGCTCATCGTCAATCTGCCGAGCCGACCGAAGGGCGTCAGCATGGCGATGATGGCGATCATGGCGGACCTCGAAGCGGCGATGAGAAGCCTGTCGGGACAAGAGGAGGCGCCGGAGGAATGA